The segment CAGCGGTTAACCACCGCGCACCCGCAGGGCGTATACCTATTACGTTTGACGCGGAAAAAGAAGTGTATGATATCCTCTATAACCATTTCCAGACAAGGTCAAAACCTGAATTGTTTGATAAACTTAATGTCGATACCTGGATGATACTCCCGAATAATTTTATGTTCTCCGAAGAAGAGGCAAAGAAAGAGGTTAAGACCGCGTTGTGGGGATACAAAACGAGAGTTGCGCATTATTCCGGCGGTACCTACGACGAGTTGTGTTACAGCCCGCTTGCGGGGAAAGATGAACTTAAGGATATCGATAATTATCCGTGGCCGGCACCGGACGCTCTGGACTTCACGCATTTTCCTAAAGAATCAAGGGAACAGAGTAACCGCGCAGTAATCGGTGTATTCACCTGGGGTGCGTATTTTGTATCATCCTTTCTCCGCGGGATGGAAGATATAATGCTTGATTTTGCAATGCGGAAAGAATACGCGGATCGCCTGATAAAAACGGTTACTGAAAAAATTGAGGGATACCTTACTGTTATGCTTGAGAAGTACGGTGAGGGTATAGATATTGTGTATATGGCCGACGATTATTGTTCGCAATTAAGCCCGTTATTCAGCCCTGCAACGTTCCAGGAATTTGTGGTACCCTACCTCAAACGCGTAACGGCTATCACGCATAAGCATAACAAAAAGTTTTTATTGCATTGCTGCGGGTCAGTACGGCCATTACTTCCTATGATCATAGAGTCCGGGGTTGATATGCTGGAACCTATACAAATCCGTGCTGCCGGGATGGATCCCGCGGGGTTAAAAAAAGATTTCGGGCGTGATATCTGTTTCTACGGCGGAGTTGACCTCCAGGAGGTGTTGTGTAAAGGTACGCCACAGCAGGTATCCGATGAAGTTAAACGGTTAATTGATATCCTCGGGAAAGACGGAGGGTATATCCTCGGGCCCGGGCATACATATATCCAAATTGATGCGCCGGTAAAAAATATTATCTCAATGTACGAAACTGCGGGAAAATATTTATCAATATAATCCCGCAGGCCGTATACTTTTTTAGAACATGAACTGGAACATAACTCTGATAGCAGCAGTATTTTGTCTCGGGATTAATGTTCCATACGGTAATGTCGTAACCAAACTCGCTTGATCCGGCATCGCCATAAGGTTATAAGCACCGATATTTTCTTCCTGTACTACTGGAACATCAATACCCATAGGTGCATCAAACACGAGTTTAAGATGATGTTCTTTGAAGTAAATTGTAAGTGCCGGCGTTATTTCATAGATATATTTATCGTCAACTAACGGCCAAATACTATTTGTTCTACCAACGCCAAAATCGGCATACCCAAAGTTTTTGTCCGGTATAATCATTGCATACCTAAGAGCTACTTCACAAGGTTCATACAATGCTGCGATTTTACATTCAGAGCCGGTAAGCTTAATCGCACCAAATGCGTTTGAATACGTTCCGTGGTTAACTTCCGCTTCAGCAGATAATAAAACATCACTGATCTTGGTCTGTGCTGCGCAATCAAGCCCGATCTGCATAAGTTCTCCGATTTCAACCTGAGATGCATTAGTAATCGCGCGAAGGTATGGGTTCCAGTTTTTGTTGTACAATAACGAAATATCGGTCTGTTTGTTACTCAAAACACTTGAATGCCCTATCCGCGAATCTTTTGTATAAAGGCCGTTAAAGTATATCGCATATTTTGTTAGTTCTGAGTCAACTGGTGATTGGTCAATAGCAAAGATGTTTTTGTCCATAATATTATACCCAGCACGGAGCACTATCATTGGTACACCTAGTTTTTGTGGTAGGTACCGTATCGGGGTTTCCATCCCGCCGCCGGTAAAAATTCCTAGAGCTGCGGTATAGTTTTCGTAGTTCCCGTGTACAGCAAACCCGCTGTCACGGCCTACATTGAAACCTAAGGTATTAATTGACCTGTCAACAAACTGCATCGTCCCGGAGTTTACCAAACGTTCACGGCTATAAGGTACCCTAAACTGTCCTACACGGATATATAACATTTCACTTATCAAAGGAACGTCTACATAATAATCCAGTAACGATAATACCGTATTACTTTTAGTTGTTTCTTCACCGCCAAAAGCAATCTCTATACTGTACGTCAGATCGTCATAATTACCGTTTACCCTTAACAATGACTGCCGTTGATATAAAGAAATCCTGTCATTATTCCGTGAGTTATCATTCAACGCCTCTAGCAAACCCAGTCCCTGAAACATGCCATGAACTTCTACTGCGTTCGTTGCAGAGTCATCCTCAGCATTTACGGATGCGGATACCATAAACAAACTAATAAACATAACAAATACAATTCTAATTCTTTTTAGTAACACCATACTTTTCTCCTTTTTACTTTCCTCATTTTATTCAAAATTCACTGACTACTGTCTCAAAACTACTCATTCCCTCCTTATTAATAACTGTATCTTTAACTTAAACACCTGATTCTATTATTACACAATTGATTTGTTTTAGGAATTGGCTGATGCCACTTTGTACTGACTTTATTCGCTTTTCTAAACTCCTAGAACCTCATAAATTTTTACAGGTAATAGCTTCCCTTTCAGTTGAACTGGTTCTAGTGTGTGAATTTTAATTTTTCCTTCAACCTGCAATAAAACATTTTCTGTAATTAGGATCTGGCCGGGTCGGGCTATTGACTCTACTCTTTGGGCTGTGTTAACGATGTCCCCAATGATTGTGTAATCCATTGCTTCTTCAGTTCCTATGTTTCCAACAACCACATCGCCATAGTTTATTCCTATCCCAATCCCAAGATTTTGTAATTCCGGCGGCCAGCTTTGTCTCAAATCCTTAAAGGCTTTTTGCATCTCTACAGCCGCCCGAATTGACCATAGCGTTTCTTCTTCTAACTCTATCGGAGCACCCCAAAAAGCCATAATGCAGTCGCCTATATATTTATCAAAGGTACCTTTGTTTGTAAAAACAATTCCGGTAAGCACCTTGTATATACTGTTAAGGAAATGAATAAGTTCATCTGCGTTCATGTTCTCGGAAAGAGAGGTGAATCCGCGTAAATCACAAAAAAACGCGGCAACCTCTTTTCTATCACCGCCCAATTTAGAATATATTCCCGGATTAGCGATTATTTGTTCAATAGCGAAGCTGTTTACATAACGATGTAACATACTGGAAATAAGCTTATTTCTTAATTCTACTTCATCGTGGAAAAATTTCATCTTCAACAAATTTTTTACCCGGGCAATAAGTTCAATTTTATGAGAAGGCTTATTTAGAAAGTCATCCGCTCCGGCTTCAAGCCCTTCAATTTTTGCCTCTATGTTATCAAGTGACGTCAGTATAACTATAGGAAGGAATGCGTTATTCGGATCTTTTTTGATTCTTCTGCAAACTTCATATCCGTTCATGCCAGACATCATTACGTCCAGTAAAATTAAATCGATTTTATGATTAGAAAGTATTTCCAACGCTTTTTCACCGTTTAATGCTTTGATAATTTCACAACCTTGCGGATAAAGATATGCTTCGATTAGTTCAATGTTTTGAGGCTGGTCATCAACAACTAAAATTACCGGTTTGTCTCTCATCTTGGTAATTCAATTAAGAAATTGACTGATTTCTTTAACAAAGGTACGCGTATTTATCGGCTTTCCTATGAACCCGCTGTTAGTTATACCACTTATTTCTTCTCTGCCTTCTGCCAGTACAGAAGCAGTTACAAAAACAATGGGTATACTGCCTGTTTCTTTGTCTTGACGCAATATTGCTGCTGCTTCGGAACCACGCATATCTGGTAGACGCATATCCATAATTATAATATCCGGCTTTTCTTTCATAGCAATGGCAATTCCGTTAGCAGCTGTTTTGGCTACAAATACTCTGAAACCAACAACTTCCAAAAGGTCTTTTTCCAGTAAAAGATTGTTTTCATTATCATCTATAATTAATGCCCTTTTCCTCATTTCACGCCATCCTTCCTTGATGTAATCGGTAAAGTAAACCTGACCATGGTGCCTTTATTTAGGCCTTCTGATTCTACAGAAAACTTCCCGCCGTGTAGTTCAACCAGTTTTTTCGAAAGCGGTAACCCCAGCCCGGTACCCTCAGTTATCCGGGAATACGGAGTATCGACCCGGAAAAAGCCTTCAAATATTTTTTCTATGTTTTCAGGTGCAATACCGACTCCAGAATCACAAACGACTATTTCTATCTCAGTCCCGGCTTTCTTCGCCCACAAGCCAATTTTACCGTCCTCGGGTGTAAATTTAACTGCGTTTGAAAGCAGATTGTACATTATCTCTTTTACTTTAAGCTCATCTGCTTCAATATTCGGCAGGTCTTTGGATATTTCAAGTAACATCTGAAGCTTTTTTTTGCTGACCGTATCCGCTACCAGCAGTGAAATCTCGTTTAACAGGCTTTTCATGGGTAAACTGGATAATGAAAGTTTCATTTTCCCGGCTTCAACTTTTGCCATATCAAGTATCTGATTTATAAGTAAAAGTAGATGCTTACCGCTGGTTAAAACATTATTAACGTATTGCTTTTGCTTTTCATTAAGCGGCCCGAAAGTCTCGTCGTATAATACTTCAGAAAAACCGTTGATGGAATTAAGCGGGGTCCTGAGTTCATGAGACATGTTAGCTAAAAATTCTGATTTTACCCTCGCAACACGTTTTAACTCAGTGGACAGCTCATTTAATTCTTTATAAGCTTTTTCCAACCCTGCTTCTATCTGTTTTCGTTCAGTGATATCCTCGATTGCCAGGAGAATGATCCTCTCTTTCCCCAATCCTCTTTGAATTTGCCGTGCATTCAAAAGCATTATACGCCTGCCAATATCAATAAAATCGTGTTCTACTTCGTAGTTATCAAAAGTTGCTTTTTGAGGAAGTATGGTTTCCAGGAGTTCACGTAGTTTGGGGATATCCCACTGTTTATTGCCTAGGTCATAAATAAGGTGTCCTACGGTCTCTTCAGGTTTTACCTTAAAGAACTCATAAAATGAACGGCTGACCGTGACTACCCTAAGATCTTGGTCTAAAGAAATTAAAGGTTCACGTACAGTGTTAATAACGCTCTCAGCGAATTCACTGGTTTCATCCGCGGATTGTTTAATTATCTCCAGTTCTTTCCGGGTTTTTTCCAGTCCGGCTTCAATCTGCTTGCGTTCGGTGATATCCTCAATAGCCAGGAGGATGATCCGTTCTTTCCCCAACCCTCTTTGAATTTGCCGTGCATTCAAAAGCATTATACGCCTGCCAATATCGAGAAAATCGTGTTCCACTTCGTAGTTATCAAAAGTTGCTTTTTGAGGAAGTATGGTTTCCAGGAGTTCACGCAGTTTGGGAATATCCCACTGTTTATTGCCTAGGTCATAAATAAGATGTCCTATGGTTTCTTCAGGTTTTACCTTAAAAAATTCGTAGAATGACCGGCTGACTGTGACTACTCTTAGATCCTGGTCCAGAACGATTAAAGGTTCACGCACAGTATTGATGATACTCTCGGAATACTCACTGACAATCAGTACTTGTTTTGCCTTTTTCTGTTCGGTAATGTCGTGCATAATGGCTGATATGCCATAAATATTTCCAAACTTGTCCTTGATTGGTGAAAGAGTTAAAGAAATATCAATTATTACCCCGTCTTTTCTAACACGTTTTGTTTCATGGTTTTTAATTAATTCTCCGTCTTTCAGTTTTATAAATTGGTTAAGTATTTCTTCTTTGTAACTAGAGGGAGCCAAAATAGAAATGTTTTTGCCATGCATCTCTTGTTCAGTATATCCATATATTTGTTCTGCGCCTTTATTCCAACTAACAATATCTCCTTGCAATGTTTTTCCAATAATGCCATCAACAGATGTATTAACAATTGCGGCTAGGTTAAGATTAGCTTCTTCCATAACCTTGCGCTTGGTAATATCTTCTATAGCCAGGAGAATTACTTTCAGTTTTCCCGGTGGGTTGGGAATTCTTCGTGCATTTAAAAGCATTGTACGCTGGCCAATATCGAGAAAATCGTGTTCCACCTCATAATCATCAAAAGTTGCTTTTTGGGGAAGGATGGTTTCCAGTAGTTCACGCAGTTTGGGAATATCCCACTGTTTATTGCCTAGGTCATAAATCAGCTTGCCCACGGTTTCTTTGGGATTGACCTTAAAGACTTCATAAAAGGAACGGCTGGCGGTGACTACTCTTAAATCTTTGTTAAGAACAATCAATGGTTCACGCACGGTATTGACAATACTCTCTGAGTATTCCCGGGATTGTGTTACGATTTTATTCCAGAACATATTATGGTATCCTTTTTAGTACTATTTTCGCTTCTTGTTGCCTTTTTTATGTCCAGTGGCTTTGCTACTACTTTTGCTGTTCTTTTTTTCGGAATATATCGTTGAGAACTTCTTGCCGCTGGAACGCATTTTCACAACTTCTTCCGGGGAATACCCGTGTTGTTCCACAAAAAACCGCATGTTTACTAGGTTCACTATATCGTCGTCTATAAGAACAATCTTCTTCCACTGTTTCTTCGGCCTCTGGTAATAACCATATGCTCTGCCATAGGGCGAGCCTTTCACGATCACGTAATCCATAGGGTAGTAGAATATATCCGCGCTCAAACCATACTTTGTACAGATTGTGAACCACGACATCTGCTTCGCCCGCAGAGATAATATAACATCCGAACTCACCCGTGCATGGGAAGCGATAAAGAACACCACAGGAAGATCATCGTCATCAATACCACGTTCACGGATCACCATAACCTCGCGTTCCGGAACATGATAATAATTGCTTATTCCCAGATGGAATGATTGTATGCCATCATCGGTTACCGAGATCCCTAATTTAATTTCTGCACTAGCCCTGCTGCTGATCATGATATTTATCATAACCATCAAAACTATTACGCTAAAACACTTTACTATTTTTTTCATTTATTCCTCTACTATTCTTTACGAATAACTCTTATCAATACCACAATAACTGCGATTACAAACAAAATATGAATGAACCCGTTGATTGTGTATCCGGTAATAAAACCCAACAGCCATAACGCAACAAGTATAACAGCAATCGTCTCTAAAATTTGCCCTCCTTGATTATCTCCCGATCATTCTTGCTATGCCCGAATCATTTTTTCTTATGAATCAGTTTTAAAACAGCTTTCTTAGAATCAGCTGTAGTTTTCTTCGCGTTTTTTGAAATGTCGCGCGCGATATCCGCAGCGTCCTTTTTTGCCACAACGATTTTGTTCTTGGCAATTTTAACATTCTTCGATACTTTGTCCACAACCTTGTCAATACGTTCCCCAATGGTTTTCTCTTCTCTCATAAATTTTCTCCTTCTAATCCTTAGAATAACATGGTTCTATTTTTACAAAATTGACATGTTTTAGGAATTGGCTGAATCCCCTTTCTACCGACTTTCTTCTACCTAGGGATTTAGGAGAAATAGCTAAACGCGGGTGTAGCTCTGGTGGCTCAAAAATGTGTAAGTAGAATAAAGTCATATAAAAGCAGAACCAGCCAATTCATATATTCTTTATCCACTAGTATTATTTAGTTATTGACTTTCAATAAAAGTTGATCAGATCCTGAAATGAGTATGCGAAATATTTTATAGATGACTTTAAAGTTCATAGGAGAAAAAAATGTGTTTTTCAGCACCAGCAAGTTTTACAGCAGGTGTATTGCTTACGTTTATCGGAACTGAAACATTAAAAAAAGTACATAAGCCTTCCCAAATAGTTTTGGCAAGTATGTCATTATTTTTTGCTTTTCAGCAA is part of the Elusimicrobiota bacterium genome and harbors:
- a CDS encoding uroporphyrinogen decarboxylase family protein; the encoded protein is MITSKERVLTAVNHRAPAGRIPITFDAEKEVYDILYNHFQTRSKPELFDKLNVDTWMILPNNFMFSEEEAKKEVKTALWGYKTRVAHYSGGTYDELCYSPLAGKDELKDIDNYPWPAPDALDFTHFPKESREQSNRAVIGVFTWGAYFVSSFLRGMEDIMLDFAMRKEYADRLIKTVTEKIEGYLTVMLEKYGEGIDIVYMADDYCSQLSPLFSPATFQEFVVPYLKRVTAITHKHNKKFLLHCCGSVRPLLPMIIESGVDMLEPIQIRAAGMDPAGLKKDFGRDICFYGGVDLQEVLCKGTPQQVSDEVKRLIDILGKDGGYILGPGHTYIQIDAPVKNIISMYETAGKYLSI
- a CDS encoding porin; translation: MVLLKRIRIVFVMFISLFMVSASVNAEDDSATNAVEVHGMFQGLGLLEALNDNSRNNDRISLYQRQSLLRVNGNYDDLTYSIEIAFGGEETTKSNTVLSLLDYYVDVPLISEMLYIRVGQFRVPYSRERLVNSGTMQFVDRSINTLGFNVGRDSGFAVHGNYENYTAALGIFTGGGMETPIRYLPQKLGVPMIVLRAGYNIMDKNIFAIDQSPVDSELTKYAIYFNGLYTKDSRIGHSSVLSNKQTDISLLYNKNWNPYLRAITNASQVEIGELMQIGLDCAAQTKISDVLLSAEAEVNHGTYSNAFGAIKLTGSECKIAALYEPCEVALRYAMIIPDKNFGYADFGVGRTNSIWPLVDDKYIYEITPALTIYFKEHHLKLVFDAPMGIDVPVVQEENIGAYNLMAMPDQASLVTTLPYGTLIPRQNTAAIRVMFQFMF
- a CDS encoding adenylate/guanylate cyclase domain-containing protein; translation: MRDKPVILVVDDQPQNIELIEAYLYPQGCEIIKALNGEKALEILSNHKIDLILLDVMMSGMNGYEVCRRIKKDPNNAFLPIVILTSLDNIEAKIEGLEAGADDFLNKPSHKIELIARVKNLLKMKFFHDEVELRNKLISSMLHRYVNSFAIEQIIANPGIYSKLGGDRKEVAAFFCDLRGFTSLSENMNADELIHFLNSIYKVLTGIVFTNKGTFDKYIGDCIMAFWGAPIELEEETLWSIRAAVEMQKAFKDLRQSWPPELQNLGIGIGINYGDVVVGNIGTEEAMDYTIIGDIVNTAQRVESIARPGQILITENVLLQVEGKIKIHTLEPVQLKGKLLPVKIYEVLGV
- a CDS encoding response regulator; the protein is MRKRALIIDDNENNLLLEKDLLEVVGFRVFVAKTAANGIAIAMKEKPDIIIMDMRLPDMRGSEAAAILRQDKETGSIPIVFVTASVLAEGREEISGITNSGFIGKPINTRTFVKEISQFLN
- a CDS encoding PAS domain S-box protein gives rise to the protein MFWNKIVTQSREYSESIVNTVREPLIVLNKDLRVVTASRSFYEVFKVNPKETVGKLIYDLGNKQWDIPKLRELLETILPQKATFDDYEVEHDFLDIGQRTMLLNARRIPNPPGKLKVILLAIEDITKRKVMEEANLNLAAIVNTSVDGIIGKTLQGDIVSWNKGAEQIYGYTEQEMHGKNISILAPSSYKEEILNQFIKLKDGELIKNHETKRVRKDGVIIDISLTLSPIKDKFGNIYGISAIMHDITEQKKAKQVLIVSEYSESIINTVREPLIVLDQDLRVVTVSRSFYEFFKVKPEETIGHLIYDLGNKQWDIPKLRELLETILPQKATFDNYEVEHDFLDIGRRIMLLNARQIQRGLGKERIILLAIEDITERKQIEAGLEKTRKELEIIKQSADETSEFAESVINTVREPLISLDQDLRVVTVSRSFYEFFKVKPEETVGHLIYDLGNKQWDIPKLRELLETILPQKATFDNYEVEHDFIDIGRRIMLLNARQIQRGLGKERIILLAIEDITERKQIEAGLEKAYKELNELSTELKRVARVKSEFLANMSHELRTPLNSINGFSEVLYDETFGPLNEKQKQYVNNVLTSGKHLLLLINQILDMAKVEAGKMKLSLSSLPMKSLLNEISLLVADTVSKKKLQMLLEISKDLPNIEADELKVKEIMYNLLSNAVKFTPEDGKIGLWAKKAGTEIEIVVCDSGVGIAPENIEKIFEGFFRVDTPYSRITEGTGLGLPLSKKLVELHGGKFSVESEGLNKGTMVRFTLPITSRKDGVK
- a CDS encoding lmo0937 family membrane protein; its protein translation is MLETIAVILVALWLLGFITGYTINGFIHILFVIAVIVVLIRVIRKE